TTACGGGATTCAAGTTGCCCGCTTGGCAGGCATTCCGGAAAAAGTAATTCGCCGCGCCAAAGAAATTTTAAAAAACCTGGAAGAACACGAAATCAGCCCTCAGGGTTTAACTGCCACCATTCGTAAGAAGTTAAACAAAGAAATTCCACAAATTGATATCTTTGAAATATTAGCCGATAAAGCCAGCGAGAACGATCCAATCTTGAACGAGCTAAAAGAAATTGAGCTCAATAACCTTGCACCGGTAGATGCTTGGCTGTATTTGCAAAAAATACAAAACAAACTTTTGGGAGAAAAATGAAAAGATTCCTGATTTTTACCACTCTTACTTTGCTGGGAGCTTTATGCCTGGTTTCCTGTGCCCAAAATACGGCAACCATTGCAGGATCAGTAAACGGAAAGGAGATTTCTCTGGAGGATTTTTATAATTCCTACCGAGGTCACTATTCTATTTTTGGTTATCAAACGGGCAGAACTCCTACCAAAGAAGAGAAACAAAAAATATATGACGATACCTGGCGCAATATTACCAAGGCGATCATTTTGAAGGACTATTATAATAAGTATAACATTTCGGCAAGTATGACCGAGGTTTTGGATACTCTTTCCAATTCCATTCCTGAGCATATTATCAATTCTCCCCGCTTCAAGACAGATGGCGTTTTTAATAAGAAACTCTATCTACAATCCTTGATGACCGATCAACCGGAAAATTTAACTGCGCTTAGAAACCACTATCAAGAATATCTAATTCCCAATGCCAAATTACAAAAAGCACTGCAGGAAAAAGAAATGCTAACCTCCAAAGTCCGTAAACAAGTAGCTGAAATTATTGCCAGTAATGCAGACCTGGAACTATATATATTTGATCCTTCCACCACAGAAATATCTTTAAGTGATGCCGAAATTAGCTCTTACTACCAAGCAAATTTGGATAAATACAGTTTACGGCTATATTATCGGCTGGGTTATTGTTTTGTTCCCGTCATTCCAGACAGCGTCGATCTTACCGAAGCAAAAAGAATGGCAGAATTTATCCACAACGAACTTTCCCAAGGCAGAGAAGTTAAAGATGTTTTAAACACGCTTGATTCAAAATCCGTTATCGCCAGTTTTACTGATAATGGCTACCAAAAAACGGATGCATTGCCAGCTCAAGTTATTAATGCCATTGGTGAATTGGAAAACGGAATGTGCAGTGAACCAATTCCTTATGAAAAGGGCTATGTTTTATAT
Above is a genomic segment from Candidatus Cloacimonas sp. containing:
- a CDS encoding peptidylprolyl isomerase, which codes for MKRFLIFTTLTLLGALCLVSCAQNTATIAGSVNGKEISLEDFYNSYRGHYSIFGYQTGRTPTKEEKQKIYDDTWRNITKAIILKDYYNKYNISASMTEVLDTLSNSIPEHIINSPRFKTDGVFNKKLYLQSLMTDQPENLTALRNHYQEYLIPNAKLQKALQEKEMLTSKVRKQVAEIIASNADLELYIFDPSTTEISLSDAEISSYYQANLDKYSLRLYYRLGYCFVPVIPDSVDLTEAKRMAEFIHNELSQGREVKDVLNTLDSKSVIASFTDNGYQKTDALPAQVINAIGELENGMCSEPIPYEKGYVLYQKMQSTKTLTLYNTIVVQALPGAKSLLAPETKAKQIMKLALNLGLEKAAEEFDLNYTLTPPMKPDSLLIPASDIKGKLLKYLKSAKPGDIIEPLFSAELSDWIIFEVVEKQTENYQSLEEVRQNIIAELSRERRISQNKQVVQQWIANPDFPAPYQLIKLDNVTIDSTWAGKPLTNIYFQAAKAYLDKSKQPQLIQDEVIIVPKVINFRPVKTKIDLERIKAVYEQTLPDDWFEKWLSEKVKTARLVIYTEP